The following are encoded in a window of Rosa chinensis cultivar Old Blush chromosome 4, RchiOBHm-V2, whole genome shotgun sequence genomic DNA:
- the LOC112198893 gene encoding uncharacterized protein LOC112198893 has protein sequence MENYFRMVVYIDNDKREIVTFLFQYEAQVWWECVERARDMSTMTWVGFVRLFKEMYFQASVIEQLEVEFLSLVQGTMSVRDNEVKFSQLYRFLSPWDALSLAKKFQRGLNASLRHNVALLELPTIAFILAKAMALEQDTQTH, from the coding sequence ATGGAGAATTACTTTAGGATGGTTGTTTATATCGACAATGATAAGAGGGAGATAGTTACTTTTCTGTTCCAATATGAGGCACAGGTATGGTGGGAGTGCGTGGAGAGGGCTAGAGATATGTCGACCATGACATGGGTGGGATTTGTGAGACTCTTCAAGGAGATGTACTTTCAAGCATCAGTGATAGAGCAGTTGGAGGTGGAGTTCCTCTCTCTAGTTCAGGGAACTATGAGTGTTAGGGACAATGAGGTGAAGTTCTCACAGTTGTACCGATTTTTGAGTCCTTGGGATGCTCTGAGTTTGGCCAAGAAGTTTCAACGGGGGCTGAATGCTTCTCTCAGGCATAATGTAGCACTTCTGGAGCTACCTACTATAGCATTCATCTTAGCtaaggccatggctcttgagCAGGATACCCAGACTCACTAG
- the LOC112198240 gene encoding DNA ligase 4, translating into MNKEETKFSVLCSLFNWMQRSKTSALKRSKFRKFLDNFCKAGDYFSAIRLILPSLDRERGSYGLKESVLATCLIDALGMSRDSDDALRLINWRKGGAKTGANAGNFALVAAEVLQRRQGLSSGGLTIKELNDLLDRLASGENRAEKTSILSTLVQKTNAQEMKWIVMIILKDLKLGISEKSIFHEFHPDAEDLFNVTCDLKLVCEKLRDRSQRHKRQDIEVGKAVRPQLAMRVGDATGAWKKFHGKEVVVECKFDGDRIQIHKNGTEVHYFSRNFLDHSEYGHAMSDIIIQNVQADRCILDGEMLVWDTSLKRFAEFGSNQEIAKAARDGLDSDKQLCYVAFDILYVGDTSVIHESLKGRHELLQKVVKPLTGRLEILVPNGGLNTHRSSGEPCWSLIVHTLDDVERFFKETIENRDEGIVLKDLGSKWEPSDRSGKWLKLKPDYIRAGSDLDVLIIGGYYGSGRRGGEVAQFLVGLAERPVANTYPRRFVSFCRVGTGLSDEELDAVATKLKPYLRKYDYPKKAPPSFYEVTNHSKERPDVWVESPEKSIILSITSDIRTIRSEVFAAPYSLRFPRIDRIRYDKPWHECLDVQSFIELVDSGNGTTQKGTDYGGQQDDKKKHKRSSKKEEKRNLSLVPSHLVQTDVSGVKEDSLIFSKMMFYFANVPPTHSLDSLHKIVAENGGTFSMNLNNSVTHCVAADSKGIKYQAAKRQGDVIHLSWVLDCCSQKKLLPLQPKYYLFISDSSKKKLEEEIDEFSDPYFWDLDLADIKQLLSNVPRSEDTKRINYYKKKYCPMEKWSRFHGCCIYFNSSIHSLKPDWEVVLGVTVRRLKIEVLMGGGRVCDNLADATHLVLLSIQGCDVGFESLLQSLTEAEKHFLHSKRLHIVGLQWLEDSLEKNKRLHEESYSLKPYGWEEFNIEECKPDMVLEEAPCDNVEIQKVPSLSNKWKNRGNAAQENYGILGAPGKRKRGRPAGTNTNRGKTGATQARRTRARIGRKPAKISGNESDESGSHDRTSFKEEINIAEGNHGMVGDGGSDMQRNEAIKDSTSLQSGKAAEQEVAGDIRFDGHSDKIPEIEMIEKHNGQDRAKPEKLEFMADPVQAMLFDLIPSLGKKNVQTMNVSTEDEKPPVDLNPSPGMKNVQTTHTSTEDEKPPFDMGAEPPKKKKVSYKDLASQLLKDW; encoded by the exons atgAATAAGGAGGAGACCAAGTTCAGTGTGCTGTGCAGCCTCTTCAATTGGATGCAACGAAGCAAAACGTCAGCCCTAAAGCGCTCCAAGTTCCGGAAATTCCTTGACAACTTCTGCAAAGCAGGGGATTACTTCAGCGCAATCCGGCTGATTCTTCCGAGCCTCGATCGGGAGCGCGGTAGCTATGGCCTTAAGGAGTCGGTGCTCGCCACCTGCCTCATCGACGCTCTCGGCATGTCCCGAGACTCCGACGACGCTCTTCGCCTCATCAATTGGCGCAAGGGCGGCGCCAAGACCGGTGCCAATGCCGGCAATTTCGCCCTCGTCGCCGCCGAG GTGCTGCAACGGAGACAGGGACTTAGTTCAGGTGGACTAACGATTAAGGAGTTGAATGACTTGCTTGATCGTTTGGCATCCGGTGAAAATAG GGCAGAGAAGACTTCAATTCTTTCTACTTTGGTACAGAAGACAAATGCACAAGAAATGAAGTGGATCGTCATGATCATTCTTAAAG ATCTCAAATTGGGAATTAGTGAAAAGAGCATCTTCCATGAATTTCATCCGGATGCTGAAGACTTGTTTAACGTTACCTGTGACTTGAAATTGGTTTGTGAAAAGCTGAGGGACAGAAGTCAACGACATAAACGACAG GACATTGAAGTTGGAAAAGCTGTGCGCCCGCAGCTAGCTATGAGAGTTGGTGATGCAACTGGTGCATGGAAAAAG TTTCATGGAAAGGAAGTTGTTGTTGAGTGTAAATTCGACGGCGATCGCATCCAAATTCATAAGAATGGAACCGAAGTACATTACTTCTCAAG GAATTTTCTTGATCACTCTGAATATGGACATGCAATGTCAGACATTATTATACAAAATGTTCAGGCTGATAG GTGTATTCTTGATGGTGAGATGTTGGTCTGGGACACATCTCTGAAGCGTTTTGCTGAGTTTGGTTCAAATCAAGAaatag CAAAGGCAGCGAGGGATGGACTTGACAGTGATAAACAG TTGTGCT ATGTTGCATTCGATATCCTTTACGTTGGAgatactagtgtaattcacgAGAGCTTGAAGGGAAGGCATGAGCTTCTCCAGAAAGTAGTGAAGCCTTTGACGGGTCGTTTAGAGATTTTAGTACCCAATGGTGGCCTTAACACTCACCGTTCTTCAG GGGAACCTTGTTGGTCCCTAATTGTTCATACTCTGGATGATGTCGAGAGGTTTTTTAAAGAAACCATCGAGAACAG AGATGAGGGGATTGTTTTAAAGGATCTTGGTTCTAAATGGGAACCTAGTGATCGTAGTGGAAAATGGTTGAAATTGAAGCCGGATTACATACGGGCTGGTTCTGATCTGGATGTTCTTATAATAG GAGGATACTATGGTTCAGGACGTCGTGGAGGGGAA GTAGCTCAGTTCTTGGTGGGTCTTGCTGAACGTCCAGTTGCAAATACATATCCGAGAAG GTTTGTATCCTTTTGCAGAGTGGGTACTGGACTTTCTGACGAGGAGTTAGATGCTGTGGCAACCAAATTAAAGCCTTATTTAAG GAAGTATGACTACCCCAAAAAGGCACCACCAAGTTTTTATGAAGTAACGAACCATTCAAAAGAGAGACCAGATGTTTGGGTTGAAAGCCCTGAGAA ATCAATAATCCTTTCCATAACAAGTGACATCCGAACCATAAGGTCCGAG GTTTTTGCTGCACCATACAGCCTGAGATTTCCACGTATTGATCGAATTAGATATGATAAACCTTGGCATGAATGCCTTGATGTGCAAT CATTTATAGAGCTTGTAGATTCAGGCAATGGTACCACACAAAAGGGGACAGATTATGGTGGCCAGCAGGATGATAAAAAGAAACACAAGAGATCCTCtaaaaaggaagagaaaagaaatctaTCTCTTGTTCCCTCTCATTTAGTTCAGACTGATGTTTCTGGTGTCAAGGAGGACAGcttaatattttcaaaaatgatGTTCT ACTTTGCTAACGTGCCTCCAACTCATTCTCTTGATTCCTTGCACAAAATTGTTGCTGAGAATGGGGGTACTTTTTCGATGAATTTGAATAACTCAGTCACACACTGTGTTGCAGCTGATAGcaaag GGATTAAATATCAGGCAGCAAAACGTCAGGGAGATGTGATTCATTTGTCTTGGGTCTTGGATTGTTGTTCTCAAAAGAAACTCCTTCCTTTACAGCCAAA GTACTACCTCTTCATTTCTGACTCTTCAAAGAAGAAGTTAGAAGAAGAAATAGATGAGTTTTCTGACCCGTACTTCTGGGACCTTGACCTTGCAGACATTAAGCAG CTTCTAAGCAATGTGCCTAGATCAGAGGATACCAAACGTATCAACTATTACAAGAAAAAATACTGTCCTATGGAGAAATGGTCTCGATTTCACGGCTGCTGCATTTACTTTAACTCATCAATTCATTCCTT GAAACCGGATTGGGAAGTTGTGTTAGGAGTTACAGTAAGAAGGTTAAAGATTGAAGTTCTCATGGGTGGTGGCAGAGTCTGTGACAATCTTGCTGATGCCACCCATTTGGTACTCTTGTCAATTCAGGGGTGCGATGTCGGATTCGAATCCTTATTGCAAAG TTTGACTGAAGCAGAGAAACACTTTTTGCATAGCAAAAGGTTGCATATTGTTGGACTGCAATGGTTGGAAGACAGCTTGGAAAAGAACAAAAGACTGCATGAGGAATCATATAGTTTAAAACCCTATGGGTGGGAAGAATTCAACATCGAAGAGTG CAAACCTGACATGGTTTTAGAAGAAGCTCCCTGTGACAATGTGGAAATCCAGAAGGTTCCTTCTCTTTCTAACAAATGGAAAAACAGAGGCAATGCAGCTCAAGAAAACTATGGGATCTTGGGCGCACCTGGCAAAAGGAAAAGAGGAAGACCAGCTGGCACAAACACGAACAGAGGGAAAACAGGTGCCACGCAAGCTCGAAGAACACGTGCACGTATTGGCAGGAAGCCTGCTAAAATATCTGGCAATGAGTCAGATGAAAGTGGTTCTCATGATCGTACGTCATTTAAGGAAGAGATTAATATCGCGGAAGGGAATCATGGGATGGTAGGTGACGGAGGTTCAGACATGCAAAGAAATGAGGCAATAAAAGATTCTACATCATTACAAAGTGGTAAGGCAGCTGAACAAGAGGTTGCTGGAGACATTAGATTCGATGGCCATTCTGATAAAATTCCTGAAATTGAAATGATTGAGAAGCATAATGGCCAAGACAGAGCTAAGCCAGAGAAACTCGAATTTATGGCTGATCCAGTTCAAGCCATGTTGTTTGATCTGATTCCAAGTCTTGGAAAAAAGAATGTTCAAACTATGAATGTGAGTACTGAGGATGAGAAGCCACCCGTAGATCTGAATCCAAGTCCTGGAATGAAGAATGTTCAAACCACGCATACTAGTACTGAGGATGAGAAGCCACCGTTTGATATGGGTGCAGAGcctccaaagaaaaagaaagttagCTATAAGGATCTTGCTAGTCAGCTACTTAAGGATTGGTAA